The Rhodothermales bacterium genome segment CCTCCGCGTATGCCGGCGACGAGGCCGTTCAATCGAAACACTGATCGTACCTATCACTCCCGAAACCAACTGTGTATTTTATGGAACTCCGCAAGAAGCAACCCTCGGCCCTCGCCCGCCGGATCGAACACACGGTAACCATCCGCGGCGATAGCATGCTTCCAGACCTGGCGCCTGGCGAAACGTACCATTACGTGCCGGCGGACCGGGTCACCCACGACGGCCTCTACATCCTCCGGTTGGATGGGCACGAAATGGTCAAGCAAATCCAACGCCTGCCGGGCAACCGGCTACGCATCTCGAGCATCAACACCCGCTACGCCACCTACGACGTCCAGGAAGATGACCCCACCCTCGTCATCCTCGGCCATACCCTCGGCGAGTCCATGAGCGCCGACGCACTGTTCAGGGCGCGCTGACCAGGCAGGTTGCAGGT includes the following:
- a CDS encoding S24 family peptidase, encoding MELRKKQPSALARRIEHTVTIRGDSMLPDLAPGETYHYVPADRVTHDGLYILRLDGHEMVKQIQRLPGNRLRISSINTRYATYDVQEDDPTLVILGHTLGESMSADALFRAR